The Fibrobacter sp. genome segment GGTCATCGGTCCGCATCCGTGGGAAGGCGGTCGCTGGGTATGGAACGGCCCGAACGATTTCAAGTCCACTGACCGTGAAATCCGCTTCAAGAAGATGGACGGCACGATGAGCGGCTATTACAAGGCGGTCCACACGAATGCGGTCGGGTGCGAGAGCTCCATGACCTTCAAGATTGTGGTGGACGACCCGGACCATCCTTTCGTGGAACCGGATACCACCGTGCAGGACACTCCTGTGGTGGTGTTGCCCGGCTTGGCTCGGGAAAACGCAAACGGCATCATCCGTGCGGATGCTCCGGTGCAGGTGTTCGACATGCTGGGCTCGTTCCTGAAAAGCATGCCGGAATTCCGCCCGCAGCTCTTCCGCCCGGGAATTTACATCGTGAAACAAGGGAACAATATTCGCCAGGTGCGTGTAAGGTAATTCCCGCCTGGCACGATTCCGCAACGAAATTTCTATAATTTGTATATGCTTTTACAGACAACCACACGCAAGGTCATTCTGGCCATAATCGCGGTCCTGCTGCTTATTACCACAGTCAAGGACTGGTACGATTTTGCGCAGTGTGGTGCGGTCGACCAGTGCATCGCTTCGGCGCTGGGCCTGCAGCTCTATACGAAGTCCGCGATTTCGTTCTTGGTAACGCTGCTGGCCTTCATTGTTTCGGCCGAGTCTCACAGTCCGCGTGACCGCAGGTTCCTGCGCATAGCGTTCGTGTGCTCTTTGCTTGGCGATTTTAGCTTCAGCTTGTTCAGGGCTATCAAGCCCGAATACGTTATGGCAAGCGACGTGCTCGGCATCCTGTTCTTCACGATGTTCCTTGTCATGCTGATTCACAGGCATTCACGCACTTCCGAAAATGATCTGTACTGCCGTAACGCCTACTGGCGGCTTCTGGGTTCAATTACTGTCGTCGCTATTCTTCTTTTCGCGCTAGGCGCTATCCGCATCATGGTGGCTCTCGTGCTCGCCTATGCTTTCTATATCGTGACTGCTACCGTCGTGGGAGCCATAGCTCCGTACAAGTGGTATTTCCCCATGAAGAACGCTTTGCTGGTTCGTTGGGGGATGCTCACGTTCTTTGTCGGTGATGTGCTTGTCGGACTCTCGATGATTTCGGGTGCGGACCACAGCGCGATGGAGACCATCTCCGCGATTGCGAACAACTTTATCTGGTGGTTCTACGTACCGGCGCAGCTCATGCTTATCCGGTCGAGCGTGAAAATCGAGAACTAACTTTTTTTGGGTACAAAAAAAGGCATCCGTCCACGGTGGAACACTCGAAACTACTATTGTAAAAAGATAGCAGTGCCTTGGTGCTTCGTTTTTCGCGTCAAAGCGCGCCTAAACTAGACCACAAGAGCGACGAGCTGATATAATCTTGTTAGATCGGGCGTTAATCCGTGCGATGCCTGTGTTACAAATATACCTTTATTTCCGAGTTAAATCAATAGCGTTTTTGCCGTATTTTGCACTTTGTTTGTCATGGAATTGTAAAAAAGGCCGTTTTTTACACCCAATCGCTGTTTCTGCTTTCCGGATGCTCCAGACCCTCGTCCAGGAGCGCCGTGACTTCCTTGACTCCGCTGTTCAGTTCGTCCCGTTCCACCTTGAGCAGGTGCACCATCCGCTTGAGCTCGACTATCTGCTGGCTGAGCTCGAGGGCGAGCAGTGCGAATTTTTTGCCCGCTTCCAGGTTGTAGCGGTCGTAACTGGCGTAGCGCTCGTCGATGTGGTCGACGATATCCTTGAGGTCCCCGTCGGGAAGGTCGGTCCTTATCTGCAACCGTTCGCCCGCGACAGTTACGCTTACTGATCTGTGCGAATTCAATTCTGCCATTATTTCAATCCTACGCCGAATGGATCGTCATCCATCAGCATTTTTAGCCGAAAAAACTGGTAGGCGAGCCTCCGTTGCTCGCGAAGAGGTCCGGTTCCTTCTCATTGGCTGGGTGGATTTCGATGGGCTCGTCGTCTTCGACCGCTTGGTTGAAGTCGAGTTCGGGCTCTTTGAGTTCATTTGCCTGCGGCTGTTCGGCGGCCGGGGCTTCGGCGACCTGCGGGAATTCCTCGACGGGTTCTTCCGCCTGGACCTCGCTTGCTGCTTCGGGCTCGTCGGCAAAGGAAACGTTCACGGGAATCTCGGTGCCGAGCTCGCTCTCGATGGTGGAGACCATCTGCTTGAACTGCTCCTGCGCCTGCAGAATCTCTTCGCCCTGTTCCTTGATGGTCTCGTTGAGGCTTGCCTTCTCGGCGTTCAGGGCTTCGATGGTGGCGTCCTTCTCGGCGAGCGCCTTGCCCATCTCTTCGATTTTCCCGTTCAGGATGGCCTCGTTCGCTTTGACGACCGCGCAGTCGTTGCGGAGGGCGTTAGCGACGTCTTCGCGTTCACGGACGTCGGCGTTGAGTTTCGAGATTTCGGCCTTGGAGGCCTCCAGGCTCTCGTTCGCCTGGTTCAACATGTTTTCGAGGTCGGAGATTCGCGCGTTCGCATTCGCGATCGAACCCTGAAGTTCGTCAATCGTTCCCTGCTTCTGGTTGAGGGCTTCGTCCTGTGCGGCGGCCTGGTTGGCGCGTGCGGTCAGAGCGGCTTTGCAGTCCGTGAGTTCGGCGTTTAGGCTCTCGAGGACGAGGTTCCTGTCCTGGAGTTCGGCCTTCGCTCCGGAGAGGGCCTGTTTAAGGTTTGCGACCTCTTGCCGTAGGTTGCGGACGGTTGCCAATACTCCATCCACCCGCTGCGAGAGAAGATTGATATTCTCTAAATTCATTTATCGCTCCATAAAAATCAGGGGATACATATCACCACTAAAAAGATATATAAAAAAACAGGCGCTAAAGTATGAAAAAAAACATAAAAACCGCGATGCGTCGGGAAGACGAGTTTTTTGGGGCGTAAAAGATATGCGGGAGGGGCCCCGCCCCGGTGCAATAAATTTTACCTTGTAGGGTATGCTTCCTGTGAACGAGCACATCGAACGGCGACTGGCCGAACTCCCCGCTTTGCCGGGAGTCTACATCATGCGCAATTCGCAGGGGAAGATTATCTACATCGGCAAGGCCAAGGTGCTCAAGAACCGCGTCCGGAGCTACTTTGACGGCTCCGACCATGCGGGCCACCGCGCGGCGACGCTCATGCTCCCGCATATCCGCGACATCGAGTGGATCATTACCGAGAGCGAGTCCGAGGCGCTTATTCTGGAAGCGAACCTCATCCGCAAGCATACGCCCAAGTACAACGTTCTCCTGAAAGACGACAAGCACTTCCCGTACCTCGCGTTCTCGGTGCACGAAGACTTCCCGAGGCTGTTCCTCTCGAGGGCGGTGCGCAAGGACGGCTGCCAGTACTTCGGACCTTTTCTGAATTCCCGCATGATAGCGCAGCTGCAGGACATTGCCGCGCGGCTCTTCAAGATACGCGAATGCAAGCTGAAGCTCCCGCTCAAGAGCCCGCAAAGGCCCTGCCTCAATTACCACATCGGGCGGTGCGGCGCCCCCTGCGCGGGCCTGGTGACCAAGGAAGAGTACCACAAGGCGGTTCTCCAGACGCAGATGCTGTTGAACGGCAAGCGCGACGACCTTATCGGGCAATGGGAGCGCGAGATGCAGGAGGCGAGCGAACGGCTGGATTTCGAGACCGCGATGAAGAAGCGCGATGCCATCGAGGCGCTGCGGGCCACGGGAATCCACCAGAAGACGGACGTTACCGACCCGAACCTCTCGCTGGACGTGCTCAGCCTGCGCCGTAACGGGACGATGGCGGCCGCCGTCATTTTCGAGTACAGGAACGGTGTGCTTTCTGGCCGCCGCCACTACCGCCTGGAATGCAAGCTCGAAGAAGACGAGGCGGGAATTCTCCAGCAGATGCTGGTGCAGTGGTACCTGGACGTGGAACACATCCCGGGCGAAATCGCGACCGACGTGATACTGGATGCGGACCGCGAGCCCCTGGAGCAGGCGCTTGCCAAGAACGCGGGCCACAAGGTGAGCGTCACGAACCCGCAGCGCGGCGAGAAGGTCGGCTTTTTGAAGTTGGCGGGCGCGAACGCCGACATGATTCTGGTGGAGATGCGGGCCGAGGTGCAGAAGTACAGCGAAATCGACCAGAGCGTCTTTGAACTGCAGAAAGTCCTCGGCCTCAAGAAGACGCCTTTCCGCATCGAGTGCGTGGACATCTCGCACCTCTCGGGCACGAATACCGTGGCGAGTCTCGTCGCCTTCAAGAACGGCAAGCCCGACAAGAGCAACTACCGCAAGTTCATTATCAAGACGGTGGAGGGCGTGGACGACTTCGCGAGCATGCGCGAGGTGATGACCCGCCGTATCCGCAGGCTGGAAGAGGAAGGCACGCCCATGCCCGACTTGTGGGTATGCGACGGCGGCAAGGGCCAGGTGGATGCCACCATGCAGATTCTGAAGGAACTCGGGCACGACAAGGACCTGCCGCTCATCGGGCTCGCGAAGCGCCTTGAAGAAATCGTGTTCCCCGACGACCGCAAGAGCATCGTGCTGCACCGCACGAGCCCCGCTTTGAAACTGTTGCAGAACGCCCGCGACGAGGCGCACCGCTTCGCCATCACGTACCAGCGGAGCAAGCGCAAGAAGGACCTGGAAGTGGAATGGCTCAAGATGCCCGGCGTGGGGCACGAGACCCGCGTGAAGATCCTTTCCCGCTACAAGAGCGCGGAGGCGTTCATGGCGGCACCGCTCGAAGACATCGTCGACCTGCTGGGAAAGGTGCGCGGGAACAGCGTCCGCGAACAGGTGAAAGAATACTGCGCCAAGTTTATAGAGGTTCCCGGCTCCAGTTCCGGTGAAGAACCGCCCGCGGATGTGTAGGCCGCTCGGCTCTAACTCAAATGAAGAACCTCCGGCGGAGCCTCGCTCTCGCCACCACGACTCGTAAAGATGAGTCGCTTGTGGCTCACCTGAACCGCAAGTGATTGCGAACGGTATCAAAAAAAAGGCCCGCGCGATGCGGGCCCTTGAAATTTTTGTGCGGTTAGGATTATTCCTGCACGCAGCGGACGCTGAAGAATTTGGCCTTCTCGTCTACCTGGAAGAACTTCGGCGTATCTTCGCCTGCGTAATCGGGTTCCTTTTCCACGATGATGACCGCGAACTTTTCACCGCTGTTTTCACCGTACTTCTTGTCGCCTTCCTGCGCGGTGGCTGTTGTCCAGTGGAATCCCATTTTCCCGGTAAAGTCGCAGTCGCCTTCCTTGCAGCGGCCGCTGTAGCTCCACGGGTAGTCGCTCGCGTTGAGAATCGTCTGGGCTTCGTTGCGGTTAGGCAGTTTCCATCCGGTGGGGCATGCTTTCTGGGCTGCGGTAAAGGTGTAGAGTCTTCCGTACTTGTCGCAGTTCGCATTGCTCTTGTCGAAGCACATGCTGTTCGACATCTCGTGGTTGAGGTCCTCTGCCATCCACAGCTTGCCGCCCACGTTCTGGAGCTTGTAGGTCTTGCCGTCGCGGTTGTCGGTCATGGAGTTGCCGTTCACGGTCGGCGGTACGTTAGATTCGGAAGATTCGGCTATGATGATTTTTTCGCTCGAACTGGAAGAGGACGACGAGATGGGGTTGCGCCTGGCGTCGCAGTCTTCGTCCCAGCAGAAAATGCCGCTGCTGGGGTAGCTGAGTTCACGGTTTTCCTTTTCTTCCATGTAGAATTCCTTGTGGACTACGCTCGAAGTGTCGGAACCATCCACAGAAGAGGAGGGCTCTCCGCTGCTGCTGGATTTGTTCTTCCCGGCCGAGGAACTGCTTTTTGCGGAATCGGCGGAATCCGTAGCGCTAGATTCTTCATCGATAGGGTACAAGGGATGCTTGTCTCCGTCTGTTGTACATCCCGCAAAAAGCGAGAAAACACCCAAAATACCCACAAACAGAATGTGATTTTTCATACCCCAAATATACTTTACATTTTGCGGGGTTAACAGAAAAAACTTTTTTACTATCTTTTTTGCCACTATGAGCAATGTTGAAATTTTCGACACTACGTTCGCCATGACCATTCTGGTCATTATGGCGCTTTGCATCCCTACAGTTCTGCTCCTTGCCAACTGGTTTTTGCACCCGGGCAAGATCAAAAACGTGCTTATCAAAGGCTCGGCCTACGAGTGCGGTCTGGCCCATGTTTCGGGCACTGCGAACGAGCGTTACCCCGTGAAATACTACATGGTAGCCATGCTTTTCCTCGTTTTTGACCTGGAAGTGGCGTTCCTCTACCCGTGGACGGTCCAGTTCTTGGCCGGCGGCTGGGAGCTCCTGCTCGTGCTCCTCGGGTTCTTGTTCATCCTCGAAGCGGGTTACCTCTACCTCTACAAGAAGGGCGTGCTCGACTGGACGAGCATCAAGGACTAGCGTTTCATAGAGTGTTCTATCTCAAAATAAAAAACGCGGATTCCGTCGGGAGTCCGCGTTTTTCTGTATGCGGAAGGCCTGCGAAACGCCTTCTTGTGTCGTGATTTGAATCACCCGATAATGTCCCGTGTATAATATAGCGCATACGGGAGCTATACAAGCTCGAGAGAGCGTGCCGGAGTTAAGCTTGAGTTTAGAGCGAACGGTCTGTGAGCCGGAGCCGGCAGGCGCAAGCTGCCGGTGCAGGCGCGAGCGGTCTTAGAACGCTTCTCTAAAGTAGAACGTCAGGCCGAGGCTCTTGAAATCCACCCACGAGACTTCGGCGCGTGCGTATAGGCGCTCGGACTTGTTGAGCGCCAGTTTGCCGCCGAACCCGACAGCGCGGTGCCATTTGTTGCGCATGAGCTTGCTGAAGTACGGCCCGACCTTGCCGCCTTCGAAGAAGATATCGCCGGCGAGCCTCCAGAAGAGTTGCTTGCGGAGTTCCACCTGCAGTATGGTCGCCTGGTTGTCGCGGAAATATTTTGTCTTCACCCCGCGGAAACGCTTGATGCCATCGGGGCCCGCCATGTATTCGAAGGGGACGTCGCCGTCGGTGCGCTGCCACAAGAGGGCCACCGCCATCGAAGTGTTCCAGATGGTTTCGCCGTAGGCGCGCAGGTCGAGTTCCTGGAACGTGAAGCTGTAGTCGCCGAACGCATCGCTGTAGAAGCGGTGTTCCCACTGGAAGAGTACGCCGTGCCGTGCCCAGTTGAGGTTGTCGCGCGTGTCGAACGAGAGGTGGTACCCGATGGCGTTGCGCCAGCCGTCCGTGTTCGTGGGCTGGACTATCTCGCCGTCGTATTCCCTGAATTCCATTTCACTGCGGTTGATGTCGAACACGAACCCGTAGCGGAAGTTCTGCAGCACCTGCGGTAGCCCGAGGTTCGATTCCACGATGCCCATCAGGAAGAACGTCTCGCGGTCGAAAGTGATGTAGTCGTCCATGTCGACGTCGTTGCCGATGCCGAAGAAATGCCCTACCCAGTTCTGGTAGCGGAAGTCGAGCCATCCGGATATGCGGTCGTGCGCGAAGTAGAAATAGGGCGTGGCCGCGAACTGGAACTGCTTGAGCGTGGAGCCGTAGGCGGCGACGTCTATTTCTTGCGAATGGCCTCCCTTGAACGAGGGCGGCAAGAAGAAGTTCACCATCGCGCCATACTGGAGTTCGGTCTCTTCGGTATAGCCGAGTACGGGCACGGCGCTCCACCACTGGAAATGCTTGGAGGTGTCCGCTGCTGCCGTGCTGGCGGAATCCGTCGCTGATGCGGAATCGGCCGGTGCAGGCGTAATCAGCGTGTCGGCCTGAGCGGGCGCGGCTTGTGCAGCGGCGGCCATCGGCAAAAATGCTCCGATGGATATGGCTGCGAGAAATTTTAAGGTACGGGTCGTCACGATAGATAATTTAGATAAAAATGAAGGCGGATTTTGCCCTTGTATGCCTTAAAATTTGGTCTTTTACATTTTGTAAACGGATTATGTTTCGTACCGTTCGATACTTCCTTTTTACGCGTTTATATTACAGATTGGAGTGGTGTAGGGAATGGTTGGGAAAGGAGTTAGAATGAAACAGTTTCTTTATGCAGCCCTTGCTTTTGGGCTGTGTTCGGTAGTTTATGCACAGGCCCCGCTCAACTTCGACGTAGAGAACCGGGGCAAGGACCTGGGCGCCACGGCCGGTGAACTCAAGTCCAACAAGAAACTTCCCAACCCGTTTGAATTCCATGACGGATCCAAGGTCACCAAGTACGATGACTGGAGCAAGCGCCGTAACGAAATCAAGGCGGATATCGAAAAGTACGAAATCGGTGAGAAGCCGATTCCTTCCGACGTGAGCGCCACCTACAGCGGCGGCACCCTCACGGTGACGGTGAAGGAAGGCGGCCAGACGATGACGATTACGTCCAAGTTCAGCATTCCTTCGGGCAACGGTCCGCATCCGATTATCATCGGCATGAACAGCGGCACGGGCTCGCTCTCGTCGAGCATCTTCAGCGGCTTTGTGCAGGTGCCCTTCAGTCACGACCAGGTGGCGAAATACTCCATGAACGGCCAGAAGGACACGAACGTGGGCTTCTACAAGTTCTACTCGGACAAGAAGCAGAATGGCGACTATTCCGCATGGTCGTGGGGCGTTAGCCGCCTTATCGACGGTCTCGCCTTGATTGCCGACGAATACCACCTCGACATGAGCAAGATTGCGGTCACGGGCTGCTCCTATGCGGGCAAGATGGCCCTGTTCGCGGGCGCCTTCGACGAACGCGTGACGCTTACCATCGCCCAGGAATCGGGTGGCGGCGGCATCAACTCGTGGCGTACTTCCGCGGACTTCGCGAGCCGCGGTACGAACATCGAAAAGATTGACAACACGAACTACAGCTGGTTCATGCAGAGCCTGAAGAACCAGGACCCGTACAAGCTCCCGCACGACCACCACGAACTCATCGCGATGATTGCTCCGCGTGCGGTGATCGCGCTCGGCAACCCCGGTTACGAATGGCTGGGTGACGAATCGGGTTACAAGTCCATGATGGCCGCTACCGAGGTGTGGAAGGCCATGGGCATCGAGGACCGTATCGGCTTTGACTTTACCGGTGGTCACGAACATTGCCAGGCGGCCAGTAGCCAGACGAAGTCGGTCACGGCGTTTGTCGACAAGTTCCTGCGCAACAAGGATGCGAATACCGATATTCACGTGAAGCCCACGAACGGCAAGGGTTTCAAGATTGACAACTATGGCGACTGGATTGACTGGGAAACGCCGGACCTTCCGTTCACGGCGTCCTCGATAGACACGATTCCGCAGGATACCGTGCCCAAGGATACGGGTTCTACGGGCGATACGTCGCTGGTCTGCCATGATGGATTTGCCGCACCTGCGCTCAGCATGCATGTGACGGCGGGTCGCATCGAGGTGAATGGCGCTCCGGCTGGCGCTCGCGTGAAGCTCTTCGACGTGCGCGGCAACGTGGTTGCCGTGATGGGGGCGAACGGCGGATTCCTCCCGAAGGTCAAGGGAAGGCTCCTCGCCATCGTCGAAAATGATTCCGGCAAGCGCCTCATGTCCAAGGCCATCATCAATACCGGATTCTAGAAACAGGGCGGTCTCCGGACCGCTTTTTTTACAATAAAGAAAAAATCTGTTGTTTGGTATAAGGAGAGATATGAACAGAGTATTTCTAACTGTGCAGGCAGTGTTTTTCGCGATGTGGTTTTTGACCACGGCGAGCTTTGCGCAAGACCCCAACCTCCACATCTACCTGGCTTACGGGCAGTCCAACATGTCGGGCCAGGCGACCGTCACCGACAAGGACCGTGCCCAGGACCCGCGGTTCCTCGTGCTGCGTGCGGCTAACCATTCGAACCAGAAGGTGGGCGAGTTCTACCCGGCGGCCCCTCCGATGGGACACAGCCAGTCCAAGGTGGGCATTGTCGATATCTTCGGGCGCACCATGGTCGCAAACCTCCCGGACAGCATCAAGGTTGCCGTGGCGAATATCGCGATTGGCGGGCAGAGCATAGACCTGTTCGACAAGGACCGCAACAAGACTTACGTGCAGAACGCGAAGAACAAGGGCGACACGTGGTGGATCCAGTACCTGGACGAATACGGCGGCGACTTGTACAAGCGCATCGTCGAGATGGGCAAGATCGCGAAGCAGAAGGGCGTCATCAAGGGATTCCTCTTCCACCAGGGAGAGGCGGACTACCAGATGAACGACTGGCCGAGCCGCGTCAAGAAGGTCTACGACGACCTGATTGCCGAACTGGAACTCGACCCGGAAAAGACCCCGATCTTGATTGGCGAACTTGCGCCCACGGGCGATCTCGGATGGCGAAACGATGCCGTGAAGCAGGCGGCGGACCTCATTCCGAACGGTCACCTGATTTCGGCGCAGGGTTGCCCTGCGCTCAAGGAGACGAGCTACACGCTGCACTTTACGCGCGAAGGCTACGAGACGTTCGGCAAGCGCTATGCCGAAAAGATGCTTGAACTGTTGAAGACGATGGAGCCGGAGGTTCCCGTGGATACCGTTACGAAGGACACTACCGTGCGCGATACCGCTGTGCGGGACACCTCCGTGAAGGATACCGCCATGGCGATTGTGCGCGGCGCGGGTGCGGTTGCCGGCATCGCGATGTATGTCTCAGACGGCTACCTCGCTGTTTCCGGTGCGCCTGCGGGTGCGCGGGTCAGGCTGTTCGACATGCAGGGCAATCAGCTCGGCGTGCTGGGCGCAAAGGGCGGCGCCATGCCGCAGGTTCGTGCGGGGCGCGTCCTCGCTATCGTCGAAAGTGCTTCGGGCATGCGCCTCCTCGCGAGGACGTTCAACGTCACCGGATTGTAGGGCGTGCGCCGGAAGGCGCCATGCGTTCTTTTGGAATGATGCCGTGCGGGAATGCGCGGCATCTTTTGTAATAGCGGGTTCCTAAATTTTTTAATTTTGTACCGATGCCTATCTTGTCTGCACAGAATGTCTCCCTGCGATTCAGCGGTCCGCCGCTTTTGGACAACGCCTCGTTCGATATCGAGGCGGGCGACCGCATTTGCCTCGTGGGCCGTAACGGCGAGGGCAAGAGCACGCTGCTCAAGATAATCCAGGGCGAGATGGGCATGGACTCCGGCGAGATTGTGAAGCGCACCGGCCTGAAGGTTTCCCGCATGGTGCAGGAAATCCCGGCCCACATGGAAGGCACCGTGCGCGACGTGGTGATGGCGGGCATTGCGCAGGACGGCCACCACGATGCCCATGCCGAGGCAATCCTCGGGAAGACGGGCATCGCGGCCGACGCTTTGTACGACGGACTTTCCGGCGGGCAGAAGCGTCGCGTGCTGTTCGCACGGGCCGTCGCCGAGAATCCGGACTTGCTCCTGCTGGACGAGCCTACGAACCACCTGGACATTCCCGCCATCCAGTGGCTGGAAGGCATCGTCTCGCGCCTGGAATGCGCGGTGCTTTTCGTGAGCCACGACCGCGCCTTCGTGCGCCGCGTGGCGACCCGCATTTTCGAACTCGACCGCGGGCGCGTTCGCACATGGAATTTCCCGTACGACAAGTTCGTGCAGTTCAGGGACCAGGCGCTCGCCGAAGAAGAGAAGGCGAACAAGCTTTTTGACAAGCGCCTTGCCGAAGAAGAAGTCTGGATACGCAAGGGAATCCAGGCACGCCGTACCCGCAACGAGGGGCGCGTGCGTGCGCTCATCAAGATGCGCCAGGAACGTGCGGAAAGGCGCACGCGGACCGGATCGGTGAACATGCAGATTACCGAAGCCGAGCGATCCGGTCGCCTCGTAGCCCGCCTCACCGACGTGAGCTTTGCCTACGAGGGCGCCCCGCTGATATCGCATTTCAGTACCGAAGTCTCCCGCGGGGACCGCATCGGCATCGTGGGCCCGAACGGTTCCGGCAAGACGACGCTCCTCAAGCTTATCCTCGGCGAAATACAGCCGGACGAAGGCGACATCCGCCTGGGAACGAACCTGCAGATTGCGTACTTCGACCAGATGCGCACCCGCCTGCGCGAAGACAAGAGCCTCGTGGAAAACGTGGGCGACGGCCAGGCTTATATTACTCTGAACGGCGTACGCCGCCACGTGTTAAGTTACCTGCAAGATTTCCTCTTTTCGGCGGAACGCGCCCGCGGGCCCATCAGCGCCTTGAGCGGCGGCGAAAGGAACCGCTTGCTGCTCGCCTGCCTGTTCAGCCACCCGAGCAACGTCCTGGTACTCGACGAGCCCACGAACGACCTCGACATGGAGACGCTCGACCTTCTGGCGGAACTTTTGGCCGATTACAACGGCACGGTTATCGTCGTAAGCCACGATAGAGCCTTCCTGGATTCCGTCGTTACGGGTATTTTT includes the following:
- a CDS encoding lysoplasmalogenase family protein, with product MLLQTTTRKVILAIIAVLLLITTVKDWYDFAQCGAVDQCIASALGLQLYTKSAISFLVTLLAFIVSAESHSPRDRRFLRIAFVCSLLGDFSFSLFRAIKPEYVMASDVLGILFFTMFLVMLIHRHSRTSENDLYCRNAYWRLLGSITVVAILLFALGAIRIMVALVLAYAFYIVTATVVGAIAPYKWYFPMKNALLVRWGMLTFFVGDVLVGLSMISGADHSAMETISAIANNFIWWFYVPAQLMLIRSSVKIEN
- a CDS encoding sialate O-acetylesterase, producing MQAVFFAMWFLTTASFAQDPNLHIYLAYGQSNMSGQATVTDKDRAQDPRFLVLRAANHSNQKVGEFYPAAPPMGHSQSKVGIVDIFGRTMVANLPDSIKVAVANIAIGGQSIDLFDKDRNKTYVQNAKNKGDTWWIQYLDEYGGDLYKRIVEMGKIAKQKGVIKGFLFHQGEADYQMNDWPSRVKKVYDDLIAELELDPEKTPILIGELAPTGDLGWRNDAVKQAADLIPNGHLISAQGCPALKETSYTLHFTREGYETFGKRYAEKMLELLKTMEPEVPVDTVTKDTTVRDTAVRDTSVKDTAMAIVRGAGAVAGIAMYVSDGYLAVSGAPAGARVRLFDMQGNQLGVLGAKGGAMPQVRAGRVLAIVESASGMRLLARTFNVTGL
- a CDS encoding ATP-binding cassette domain-containing protein, which encodes MPILSAQNVSLRFSGPPLLDNASFDIEAGDRICLVGRNGEGKSTLLKIIQGEMGMDSGEIVKRTGLKVSRMVQEIPAHMEGTVRDVVMAGIAQDGHHDAHAEAILGKTGIAADALYDGLSGGQKRRVLFARAVAENPDLLLLDEPTNHLDIPAIQWLEGIVSRLECAVLFVSHDRAFVRRVATRIFELDRGRVRTWNFPYDKFVQFRDQALAEEEKANKLFDKRLAEEEVWIRKGIQARRTRNEGRVRALIKMRQERAERRTRTGSVNMQITEAERSGRLVARLTDVSFAYEGAPLISHFSTEVSRGDRIGIVGPNGSGKTTLLKLILGEIQPDEGDIRLGTNLQIAYFDQMRTRLREDKSLVENVGDGQAYITLNGVRRHVLSYLQDFLFSAERARGPISALSGGERNRLLLACLFSHPSNVLVLDEPTNDLDMETLDLLAELLADYNGTVIVVSHDRAFLDSVVTGIFAIEDGGNVFEAVGGYTDYENNRKIRDKEAANAAKIAEERASLSKNSAPGQPGTAKNAVSDQNPAKKKKRSYNEEREYAALPEKIEKLEAEIAEFQAELAKPEVYTDAKRIVELQKELADRESELEKAYERFGELDSLGG
- a CDS encoding FISUMP domain-containing protein; translation: MKNHILFVGILGVFSLFAGCTTDGDKHPLYPIDEESSATDSADSAKSSSSAGKNKSSSSGEPSSSVDGSDTSSVVHKEFYMEEKENRELSYPSSGIFCWDEDCDARRNPISSSSSSSSEKIIIAESSESNVPPTVNGNSMTDNRDGKTYKLQNVGGKLWMAEDLNHEMSNSMCFDKSNANCDKYGRLYTFTAAQKACPTGWKLPNRNEAQTILNASDYPWSYSGRCKEGDCDFTGKMGFHWTTATAQEGDKKYGENSGEKFAVIIVEKEPDYAGEDTPKFFQVDEKAKFFSVRCVQE
- a CDS encoding NADH-quinone oxidoreductase subunit A, whose translation is MSNVEIFDTTFAMTILVIMALCIPTVLLLANWFLHPGKIKNVLIKGSAYECGLAHVSGTANERYPVKYYMVAMLFLVFDLEVAFLYPWTVQFLAGGWELLLVLLGFLFILEAGYLYLYKKGVLDWTSIKD
- the uvrC gene encoding excinuclease ABC subunit UvrC is translated as MLPVNEHIERRLAELPALPGVYIMRNSQGKIIYIGKAKVLKNRVRSYFDGSDHAGHRAATLMLPHIRDIEWIITESESEALILEANLIRKHTPKYNVLLKDDKHFPYLAFSVHEDFPRLFLSRAVRKDGCQYFGPFLNSRMIAQLQDIAARLFKIRECKLKLPLKSPQRPCLNYHIGRCGAPCAGLVTKEEYHKAVLQTQMLLNGKRDDLIGQWEREMQEASERLDFETAMKKRDAIEALRATGIHQKTDVTDPNLSLDVLSLRRNGTMAAAVIFEYRNGVLSGRRHYRLECKLEEDEAGILQQMLVQWYLDVEHIPGEIATDVILDADREPLEQALAKNAGHKVSVTNPQRGEKVGFLKLAGANADMILVEMRAEVQKYSEIDQSVFELQKVLGLKKTPFRIECVDISHLSGTNTVASLVAFKNGKPDKSNYRKFIIKTVEGVDDFASMREVMTRRIRRLEEEGTPMPDLWVCDGGKGQVDATMQILKELGHDKDLPLIGLAKRLEEIVFPDDRKSIVLHRTSPALKLLQNARDEAHRFAITYQRSKRKKDLEVEWLKMPGVGHETRVKILSRYKSAEAFMAAPLEDIVDLLGKVRGNSVREQVKEYCAKFIEVPGSSSGEEPPADV